One window of Medicago truncatula cultivar Jemalong A17 chromosome 2, MtrunA17r5.0-ANR, whole genome shotgun sequence genomic DNA carries:
- the LOC11412224 gene encoding protein BIC1 gives MDQENRLTHNISTWKRRNPTCHIPTSLLSLQQSDYKLECNSPNKKNYDEIDDDDEKAKEEENKENGTARVEEITGRERLKRHREEMKGKVKVPENWEKEQKLKEWVDYTTFDALIFAPHALIVTARDALIADVRKSRSQRLRIHT, from the coding sequence ATGGATCAAGAAAATAGATTGACTCATAACATCTCAACATGGAAGAGAAGAAACCCTACTTGCCATATTCCAACTTCATTATTATCTCTTCAACAAAGTGATTACAAGCTCGAGTGTAActctccaaataaaaaaaactatgatgagattgatgatgatgatgaaaaggCCAAAGAGGAAGAGAATAAAGAGAATGGTACTGCTAGGGTAGAAGAAATTACGGGGCGTGAGAGGTTGAAGAGGCATAGGGAAGAGATGAAGGGAAAGGTTAAGGTACCTGAAAACTGGGAGAAGGAACAGAAGTTGAAGGAATGGGTTGATTATACTACGTTTGATGCATTGATATTTGCTCCTCATGCATTGATTGTTACTGCTCGTGATGCCCTTATTGCTGATGTACGTAAATCAAGGTCACAAAGATTAAGGATCCATACCtag